In Betta splendens chromosome 1, fBetSpl5.4, whole genome shotgun sequence, the genomic stretch GAgcacttccacacacacacagccaggctTCCACCAAAGAACATGTAGAGCAGGTTCTTCACCTCGTGCGTGACTTCAAAGCCAAAGCCTTCTCCGATCACTACGTGCCATGAGCTGCCAAATTTTTTGTCCATAGACTCCTTGATCATCTTTGCTGCACTCTGGAAAGgacaataaacaacaaattACAAGAATATTGTGAATTATAGCAACCACATCAATTAAAAAGTTCTAATTATATGACTTTTGTTCAACCCCCATTGTTACTATATCTGTATACAGCATTGATGGCAAAATTCAAACTTTGTTGCTTCCAAGCATCAGTAGATAACAGTAGGCAACTAATCCCAAACGGACGTTACATTttttcacaaagaaaaaaaaaaatctacagaCATATGTGTTGGTACAGAAGACAGCACAGAGCAACAGTGCCACTGCCAATCAGTGCCAGTAAAACAGGTCCGAATCATAACGAAGCCTTACCTCATTGTTTGTGGCAAACTTTTCACAGGCTGTTACACAAAGCTCCATGGTCTCCACCCTCATTTCCTCTGGCATGTCTGTATGCTGGGGACGGACACAGACTGAGCTTTTCTACATTTATTGCACAAATCTCTTCCTTGATCATATGTATGAATAAGCATCATTAGACACATTTAGCATACGCAGGCGGTGGGAGGTAAGTCACAGTTCTCATGATTGAATTAGCTGttagttttgtgtttcagtgACTGAATCAGCAGCTGTACATTCGAGGGGCGAGCAAAAACTAAACTAATGTTTTCCATCCAAACCTCAGGTCTTGATCCAGACTCCAGACGCACATAACGTTTGCTTTTATCCTGCTATGAAGTCACTCCATGTCTACTAATCTTCAGCAGCCTACacataaatgcatttaaagcaaACTGATGCTAGCGCTGTTTCTGTCCCGTCTTAGGAGCCGCTGTCCCGCTGCTCTTCCTACCCTGATCAGAGGAAAGCTGTGCAGTCTCTTGTAGTCGGCCTCTTCCTTCTTCCCCTCGCCTGTCCCAGCCATTCCGACTCCTGCAAAAGCACAGCACCTACAGGTTAACGAGAACAAACCTGTGTAGTTATTAATGGGTCTACTATGGAAATTAGTGACTAAGCATTAGATCAGCACTGTCAAGCAGGCTAACATTTAGAGCTAACACCGACACTAGCTAACTTCTAACGTCGTGTGCTACTGGGTCAATCTACATATACCTTACAGAACAGTAGAAAACGATAAAAAGTGACAAGTCTTCACTCGGTTAACGCCGGAAACCTTCGAACAATGGTTTAAAGTTACAAGCTAGCTAAGTAACCAGCTAATTAGCCTAGCTTGTTTGACAACAACcaaatgatgctgcagccttTCCTCCTCAAATTCAAGCTATTTTAATCTTCCAACGTCTTATTGGCAGACGTACTTTACCGACGGCAACCGCCACAACCACACTGAGACTCTACTGTGCTACTTACGAGGCGTTTCTCCTGCGAAAACTTCTGCTGTTTGGCTTCCAGCTCGGTTGTTAAGGAGACATTTTAAACAGAGCCGTCCGCAAAGAAAGCTCCGCCTACTACAGCAAACTTCATTTCTATTGGTTCAGATGGCTGTCAATCACAACAAGAGTCTACGGCAGCGCAGTCACATGTGCTCAGTTTTAAATGAATAACATCTGCATgagtttccttttcttcttacCTGATTTAATTTTactgacatttaaaaacaacatacaaTTATTTGaatgattatttaaaaaacatagTTACACCATCAGTGGCAGCTTCCTCACCTGTTAAACCAGTGGGTTGGGAATATTCTTCGTTTGGTGTGAAAAGTAAATAACGAATGGACGGAGGGAAGTTTGAATTCTCCTGTCATTAAAACGAATGTGCAAAATGACCCAAGCATTAAAATTCATTGTGAACCACCTGGAGAAACATGGTGACGCTTCTGCACTGTGCTCATGATTCCCTGACAACAGCTGCTCCATATCCACGTACTGAGAGCTGGTTCAGCTTGGAGGGATCTGCAAACCGCAGTGGGATCACTTCAGATTGATCTTAAACTTTTGATTTTCAACGATGCAACTTGGTGTCTGTTTACTGCAGGGGATTTTATTTGCTTATTTTCTCTTAATAGAATATGCTTCTCAAATGTTCCTAAGCAAATTCATGTTCCTCAACTGGTGTAGACATTATTTAGAGGCAACAATACCACCCTCTGAAATACTTCAGTACAAGTCCTCAAAGATGTGctagaaaataatgaaaaacagctGCTGGGCTTTTACTGATTATGGTGTAAATAAATGTAAGTGGCAATGTTGTAAATGACAATgtctttgatattttttttaataggcAGCTTCTTCCTTGTCCTCACTAATAAAGTATTTCTCAAACTAAAGCAAACCCGGGGCAGAGGgtgttatttagttatttatctTCTTATATTGTAActtaaatgaattaaacattcaaagtaaatgtgtgtttttgtgtgttctaAAACAACACCACTGACCGTCAGACTGTGGCTGGGCCTGTTTATATCCTTCCTAATCAGCCTTCTTACCGACACTGACCCACATTCAGCTGGAAACATCTGGGTGGAATCCCCAGGTAGGAAGCTTTGACCTGGAGCTGCTCTACTTACGCAGACGGACCCACACGCGGCGTGAAAACAGTGAGTTAGTGCCAGATTCTGTGTGTGATAGGTGTGCTGTCACCCTGGCTcgtgtgtttgtcagtctgACATGCCATGACAAGCATCTGGATTATGGCCTCTGAAACAATGACTCCCTCCTGGATTAGAGTGGATTATTAGTCCGTCCCTGGAGAAGCAGAAAAACCGATCACATGAtaatcttcctcctctctttcctgttCTATTTGAGCGTCTAAGGATGGAGGGCGTAGTATAGTGTGTTGTACATTGTGAAGCCCCTTTAGGCAAAGTTGATATTTGATTTAGAAATTAGATTATTTTTAACCTGATGTTGAACCTCCTCCCTCACACTGGTTTGGCCCAGAGACAAGACGAGCCATTAACTAATTGCGCAGCAACAGATTACATTATGAAATTGTCTGGCAGAGTTTTGGATCGTCACTGACCCAGTTTGGTGACAGCATACAATATGAGATCAGTCTGGTGCTTTTTGCATCTATTGTACTGTTTCTAACCTGTGTCGCCTCGAAGCTCAAAGCAGAGGAGTTCATCTTTCTCAGCTCTCACCTGTAACAAACACGCCCCTGCATCTGAGGAAAGCAGCTTTAATCCTGCACACGATGCTTTAGTAGTTTAATACACAAAATGATTTATTCTTTCATAATGTTATTTCCGTCCTCTCAGAAGTAGGTTGtgttctacagtatgttatctgtgtatttgtttgcatttctgcttttagcttCATTGATTTTAAAAACCACAGACACCACAGTAAACATTATGTACACAGTGTTGTGTGCACTCGCCTTGAGAAACATCCTAAAATACACAGAGAGGAAGCTCTAAACACCCAGGTGAGAAACTGAGAGAAGAAATGCCAGAGGGAACGAAGGCAGAaatcaaaatgtcaaaacaagaCAGGAGGTTGAGGGGAAGGAGGCGGAGGTGTTTACGAGTGAAGGTGAGGTGAAAGGATGCTAAAAAAACGGGGGAGGATGTGACCGAACAAAGACCTTGAGGAGAGAACTCGTCATCCACCACAAAATATGTATCAAAGATTTTGTATTACATTTGAAACTAGTCTAAAGTCTTATAATGGAGGAAATCAAAAAGAACTGTTTGAATTACGAAAGATGATGGAAAACGGCTCTGGGATGAAAGTTGTTCAAGGTGAAGGacgacacacacagaactggaGCAATGACGCAGCGAGCTGCAGAGCACAAAGAGCGTCCGCGGCCACGAGGAACCCGACGCGCTGCAGGCGTCAGGATCAGGACGCGCAGGGAAGCTGGGAAAGATTCAAAAATTCATACTTCAGTAGGTGCATTTGTGCCACTGAGCGCGCGGCTGTGTGTCGCACGCTGATATCTGCCTGAGAGGTAATTAAGGTGTATCTATAATTCATCAGCGGGGGAAGTAGATTGTTGAGCAGGGGCAAAGAAAACCCCAGTGACTGCTAACAAGCTGTGACTCACTACGTTCCCAAGTGTGAGACTGACGCTGCTCACACGACTGTCTGTGTGACTGAGCTCACACTCACTCAGTGATATTGATTTAGGAAGGAATCAATGGCTGCAGCAGGCGCAtcctgcaggtacagtagctcCGCTCTGCAGGGCTTTTCTCCAGCATCGCTCTGCTTTCGTTGAAGCACACATACAGTTGTTGTCGATGCCTATTAATGACTTTATTATTGTGCTACGGACGCACAGCGATCGGAGATGTTTGTTTCTAAGCAACTGTTCAGCGCGTTCATTTTAACTGATGTGCAGACACTGACTGATGATTGGGTGAAATACATTTCTTCACCTTGTGATGGTGCTTATGGTTGTTTGTCATGATGCGTACGTCAGAAGAAGATGTTGCATTAAGGCAGAAAACGTCCACCTCACAGTGAACCCAGCGCCAGTAAAGTAGGTTTTATGTGAATGAGTAACTTTATGGAAGTCGATCTAGAAGCTATGAAGTTGAACCAGTAAATCAGATATATTGAGATATTC encodes the following:
- the LOC114870619 gene encoding dynein axonemal light chain 4: MAGTGEGKKEEADYKRLHSFPLIRHTDMPEEMRVETMELCVTACEKFATNNESAAKMIKESMDKKFGSSWHVVIGEGFGFEVTHEVKNLLYMFFGGSLAVCVWKCS